The DNA sequence TTTCCATTAAAATCAGTTACAATTCCACCAGCTTCTTCAACAATTAACTTAGCAGCACAAACATCCCATGGATTTAAGAAAACTTCCCAGAAACCATCAAAAACACCTTCTGCTACATAGCACATGTCAATAGCTGCTGAACCTAATCTACGTACAGCACGACTACATTTAAGAAATGCTACAAATCTTTCTATAGCATGATCTGGATTTTCTTTAATATTATATGGGAAACCAGTTACAAGTACACTTTTTTCTAAATCATCATTGTCATTTACATGAAGTTTTCTATTATCACAATAAGAGCCATTTCCTTTTTCTGCAGTGTATAAAACATTTCTCATTATGTCATAAACAACACCATAAATAGTTTCATTATTTTTTTGAACTCCTATCGATACAGAAAAAATAGGAAGACCATGAGCAAAATTTGTAGTGCCATCCAAGGGATCAATAACCCATATATATTCTGATGAATAATTTTGTGTTCCGCTTTCTTCAGCAATTATTGAATGAGTGGGAAATTCTTTTCTTATAAAATCAATAATTAATTGCTCAGATTTTTTATCGATTTCTGTA is a window from the Rosettibacter firmus genome containing:
- a CDS encoding inositol monophosphatase family protein, producing MIDKVINIAKEAGEVIREGFRKNFLIEYKTNSSNLVTEIDKKSEQLIIDFIRKEFPTHSIIAEESGTQNYSSEYIWVIDPLDGTTNFAHGLPIFSVSIGVQKNNETIYGVVYDIMRNVLYTAEKGNGSYCDNRKLHVNDNDDLEKSVLVTGFPYNIKENPDHAIERFVAFLKCSRAVRRLGSAAIDMCYVAEGVFDGFWEVFLNPWDVCAAKLIVEEAGGIVTDFNGNKATIFSKQFLASNPYIHKNMLNVLQLSYNN